In the genome of Actinomycetes bacterium, the window GCCCTGCGGGGCTTCGTCGACGCGGTCAACCTGACCGACGGCAACCGCGCCATCGTCCGCATGAGCCCGATCGCCGCCGCCGTGGTCGTCCACGCCGACGGCGTCGAGCCGGTCGTCCAGCTCACCTGCAGGGATCGCAACCGCATCGCGCTCCAGGCCGACCTGCTCGGGCTGCCCGCGCTCGGGCTGCACAACGTCTTGCTGCTGCGGGGCGACGATCCCGCTCTGGGCGACCATCCCGACGCCAAGCCGGTCTTCGACCTCGACGGCACCGGCCTGCTCGCCGCGGCCGACCGGATGCGCCGCGAGGGCCGGCTGCTGTCGGGCGGGCGGGTCGCCGAGCCGCCGTCGCTGTTCCTGGGTGCCCCCGGAGACCCCGAGCGCGACCTGGCCGCGGTCCAGGCGAGCCAGGCGGGCACGGGCGGGCCGCCGGTGCTCGCCGCCAAGGTGGCCGCGGGCGCCGACTTCGTGCAGACCCAGGTCGTGAGCGACCCGGTCCGGTTCACCCGCTGGATCGACCTGGCCGGAGATGCCGGCCTGCTCGACCGGGTGGCCGTCCTGGCCGGGGTGTTCGTGCTCGACTCGGCCCGGCGGGCCGAGTTCCTGCGCGACAAGGTCCCCGGGGTGGTCGTGCCCGACGCCACCGTGGCGCGCCTGGCCGGCGCCCGCGACGAGCGCGCTGAGGGCGTCGCCCTCGCGGTCGAGCTGGTCGGCAAGCTGCTCGCGGTCGACGGGGTCCGGGGCGTGCACCTGATGGGGCTCGGCCCGGCCGAGGACCGCTGTGCGGTGGTGGAGGCGGCCGGCCTGCTCGACGAGGTCCGTGCGGGCGGCAGCCCGTGAGGCCGGCCGTCTCGGCTACCGGCTGACCACGCTCGGGCCGCTGTCCTTGGTGAGCTGGAGGAG includes:
- a CDS encoding methylenetetrahydrofolate reductase; this translates as MDATATRLEARLRAGHRVVTAELSPPRHAGTGVLRAEARALRGFVDAVNLTDGNRAIVRMSPIAAAVVVHADGVEPVVQLTCRDRNRIALQADLLGLPALGLHNVLLLRGDDPALGDHPDAKPVFDLDGTGLLAAADRMRREGRLLSGGRVAEPPSLFLGAPGDPERDLAAVQASQAGTGGPPVLAAKVAAGADFVQTQVVSDPVRFTRWIDLAGDAGLLDRVAVLAGVFVLDSARRAEFLRDKVPGVVVPDATVARLAGARDERAEGVALAVELVGKLLAVDGVRGVHLMGLGPAEDRCAVVEAAGLLDEVRAGGSP